Proteins encoded by one window of Deltaproteobacteria bacterium:
- a CDS encoding Ni/Fe hydrogenase subunit alpha, whose protein sequence is MSKKITIEPITRVEGHGKVTIKLDKNNKVTQSRLHIVEFRGFERFVQGRPYWELPVLVQRLCGICPVSHHLAAAKATDILVGIGADELTATAEKMRRLMHYGQIFQSHVLHFFHLVSPDLLFGIDADPAIRNIIGVALKHKDLAVRGVLMRKFGQEIIKVTAGKKIHGTGAIPGGINKNLTIAERDYFLDGKAIPSVDTMIEWALDTVEFIKSYQKENRQFIDGYAAFPSNHLSLVAKDGALDLYHGVLRAVDAEGNRILDDIDYSEYYKYIAEEVRSWSYMKFPFIKSLGKEKGWYRVGPLARLNTCDYIPTPLAQKEFEEYKSYTHGKPNNMSMHTHWARLIETLHSAERIKQLLNDPDLQQTDLVKKGQKASVGVGLLEAPRGTLFHHYQINENDQVTMCNLIVSTTNNNEPMNQAVNWVAMNTISGKPEPQITEGLLNGVEVAIRAYDPCLSCATHAIGKMPLEVAFVDEYEKVISSKCKNID, encoded by the coding sequence ATGAGTAAAAAAATAACAATCGAACCGATTACCCGCGTTGAAGGACACGGCAAGGTGACTATCAAACTTGATAAAAATAATAAAGTCACTCAAAGCCGCTTGCATATCGTTGAGTTTAGAGGTTTTGAACGCTTTGTTCAGGGACGCCCTTATTGGGAATTACCAGTTTTAGTACAACGTCTTTGTGGTATTTGCCCGGTAAGTCATCATCTTGCTGCTGCAAAAGCCACCGATATATTAGTAGGCATTGGTGCTGATGAACTTACGGCGACCGCAGAAAAAATGCGCCGCTTGATGCATTATGGTCAGATTTTTCAATCACACGTTTTGCATTTCTTTCATTTAGTTTCCCCTGATTTACTCTTTGGAATCGATGCTGATCCGGCCATTCGCAATATTATTGGTGTTGCACTCAAACATAAAGATCTGGCCGTACGTGGTGTATTAATGCGTAAATTCGGACAAGAAATCATTAAAGTCACCGCTGGCAAAAAAATTCATGGTACTGGGGCTATACCAGGTGGCATAAATAAAAACTTAACTATTGCTGAGCGTGATTATTTTCTTGATGGTAAAGCTATACCCTCAGTCGATACCATGATTGAGTGGGCGCTTGATACTGTCGAATTTATCAAAAGCTACCAAAAAGAAAATCGACAATTTATTGATGGTTACGCGGCATTTCCATCGAATCATTTAAGCCTAGTAGCTAAAGATGGTGCACTTGATCTTTATCACGGCGTTTTACGTGCGGTTGATGCAGAAGGCAATCGTATTCTCGATGATATTGATTATAGTGAATATTATAAATATATTGCAGAAGAAGTCCGTAGTTGGAGCTATATGAAATTTCCATTTATTAAATCTTTAGGTAAAGAAAAAGGCTGGTATCGTGTGGGCCCACTGGCCCGTTTAAATACTTGTGATTATATTCCTACCCCCCTAGCTCAAAAAGAATTTGAAGAATACAAAAGTTACACTCACGGTAAACCTAATAATATGTCGATGCATACTCATTGGGCGCGCCTCATTGAAACGCTGCATAGCGCTGAAAGGATTAAGCAGCTATTAAATGATCCTGATCTACAGCAGACAGATCTAGTTAAAAAAGGACAGAAAGCTTCCGTTGGTGTCGGTTTATTAGAAGCTCCGCGTGGCACCCTATTTCACCATTATCAAATAAACGAAAACGATCAGGTCACCATGTGTAATCTTATCGTTTCAACCACTAATAATAACGAACCCATGAACCAAGCCGTAAACTGGGTAGCTATGAATACAATTTCGGGTAAACCTGAACCACAAATTACTGAAGGTTTACTTAACGGCGTTGAAGTTGCTATTCGTGCCTATGACCCCTGCTTAAGTTGCGCTACGCATGCGATTGGTAAAATGCCTTTAGAAGTAGCATTTGTTGACGAGTACGAAAAAGTCATTTCTTCTAAGTGTAAAAATATTGATTGA
- a CDS encoding hydrogenase maturation protease, with the protein MIDKKPPSILLYGFGNPGRQDDGLGVALVDELERLAIPNCSFEQNYQLNAEDALLISKFDIVIFVDASLRVENYSITPLTPALEIGFTTHAMNPASVVALCKELYGVLPQCYLFELHGCEWEMHEGISIEGQKIFKDALAFIIPILQSYNVHDLIKKHVVT; encoded by the coding sequence TTGATTGATAAAAAACCACCATCGATTTTACTGTATGGATTCGGTAACCCTGGGCGCCAAGACGACGGCCTAGGTGTTGCGCTGGTTGACGAGCTTGAGCGTCTTGCAATCCCTAATTGTTCTTTTGAACAAAATTATCAGCTTAACGCTGAAGATGCTTTGCTTATTTCGAAATTTGATATTGTAATTTTTGTTGATGCATCGCTACGTGTTGAAAATTATTCAATAACCCCATTAACACCGGCACTTGAAATCGGTTTTACTACGCATGCAATGAACCCAGCTTCGGTAGTAGCTTTATGCAAAGAATTATATGGTGTACTTCCCCAATGTTATTTATTTGAGCTGCATGGTTGTGAATGGGAAATGCACGAAGGTATATCTATTGAAGGGCAAAAAATATTTAAAGATGCTTTGGCGTTTATAATACCAATTCTGCAAAGTTATAACGTGCATGACCTAATAAAAAAACACGTTGTCACTTAA
- a CDS encoding type II toxin-antitoxin system VapC family toxin encodes MYLLDTNTLIYFFKGVGKVADHLLDQEPANIFISSITLYELAYGIAKSNNPQQRQQQLSKFIDEIEVIGFHHKEATAAGLIRAKLEQKGTPIGPYDILIAATAVANNKILVTHNTKEFKRIKECKIEDWY; translated from the coding sequence ATGTACTTGCTTGATACGAATACTTTGATTTATTTTTTTAAGGGTGTTGGTAAGGTTGCAGATCATTTATTGGATCAAGAACCAGCAAATATTTTTATTTCATCTATTACGCTTTACGAATTAGCATATGGTATTGCCAAATCAAATAATCCACAGCAAAGGCAACAGCAGCTAAGTAAATTTATCGATGAAATTGAAGTTATTGGATTTCACCATAAAGAAGCTACCGCTGCAGGATTGATCCGAGCAAAATTAGAACAAAAAGGCACACCAATAGGCCCGTATGATATTTTAATTGCAGCTACTGCAGTTGCTAACAATAAAATTCTTGTCACCCATAATACCAAAGAGTTCAAACGCATTAAGGAATGCAAAATAGAAGATTGGTATTAA